A stretch of Leisingera sp. S132 DNA encodes these proteins:
- a CDS encoding MarR family winged helix-turn-helix transcriptional regulator, whose amino-acid sequence MDETHSLAVSLFSEILMADQLARSRLSKVLPKGMELSHFSVLNHLARAGLERSPAQLAKAFHVTRGAMTNTLNKLEVAGYIHVRPDWDDARRKMVAISPAGKQARDAALAGIIPVISEVVGELGSDRVRATLPILRELRGKLEESG is encoded by the coding sequence ATGGACGAGACCCATTCTCTGGCAGTATCGCTGTTCAGCGAAATTCTGATGGCTGACCAGCTTGCCCGGTCACGCCTCAGCAAAGTGCTGCCCAAGGGAATGGAGCTGTCGCATTTTTCGGTATTGAATCATCTTGCGCGTGCAGGGCTCGAGCGATCGCCAGCTCAGCTGGCGAAAGCGTTTCATGTCACGCGCGGGGCGATGACCAACACGCTGAACAAGCTGGAAGTGGCAGGCTACATACATGTCCGCCCCGACTGGGATGACGCCCGGCGCAAGATGGTGGCCATCAGCCCTGCAGGAAAACAAGCCCGTGACGCCGCACTGGCAGGAATTATTCCCGTGATTTCTGAAGTTGTGGGGGAACTGGGCAGTGACCGGGTCCGGGCAACATTGCCAATCCTTAGAGAGCTGCGCGGCAAACTTGAAGAGAGCGGCTGA
- a CDS encoding carbon-nitrogen hydrolase family protein has product MRAALLQMTSTDVPSQNLETVKTMMAEAVRGGAGFVLTPEVTNCLSGSRTHQNSVLCHEEGDPTLAALQEEASRHGVWLLLGSLGIKTHDDDGRFANRQFLISPDGEIKARYDKIHMFDVEVTPEETYRESDGYRPGTTAVVAETPFAKIGMTICYDVRFPSLHRALAKSGAQIITVPAAFSYVTGAAHWHSLLRARAIETGCFVLAPAQTGKHPASRGPSRQTYGHSLAVAPWGEVLADAGQEPGVTYVDLDMEKVAEARKRVPSLTHDREFDGP; this is encoded by the coding sequence ATGCGCGCAGCTCTGCTTCAAATGACATCCACGGATGTTCCGTCTCAAAATCTGGAGACAGTGAAGACGATGATGGCGGAGGCTGTGCGCGGTGGAGCAGGTTTTGTTCTGACGCCGGAAGTCACCAATTGCCTTTCAGGCAGCCGGACACATCAGAACAGCGTGCTGTGCCACGAGGAGGGCGATCCGACTCTGGCGGCCCTGCAGGAAGAAGCTTCCAGGCATGGCGTCTGGCTTCTGCTTGGGTCTTTGGGGATCAAAACCCATGACGACGACGGCCGTTTTGCCAACCGCCAGTTCCTGATCTCGCCCGACGGTGAAATCAAGGCACGCTATGACAAGATTCACATGTTCGATGTGGAGGTCACGCCGGAAGAGACTTACCGGGAATCTGACGGCTACCGCCCCGGCACCACGGCCGTGGTCGCCGAAACACCTTTTGCGAAGATCGGAATGACCATCTGCTATGATGTGCGCTTTCCGAGTTTGCACCGGGCGCTTGCCAAGAGCGGCGCGCAGATCATCACTGTTCCAGCGGCATTTTCCTATGTCACAGGCGCCGCACACTGGCATTCGTTGCTGCGCGCCCGTGCCATCGAAACCGGCTGCTTCGTGCTGGCGCCCGCGCAAACCGGCAAGCATCCGGCGTCCCGTGGTCCCAGCCGTCAGACCTATGGCCATTCTCTGGCTGTTGCTCCCTGGGGTGAGGTGTTGGCGGATGCAGGGCAGGAACCTGGCGTGACTTACGTTGATCTCGACATGGAAAAAGTGGCAGAAGCACGCAAGCGCGTGCCTTCCCTGACCCACGACCGGGAGTTTGACGGACCCTGA
- the grxC gene encoding glutaredoxin 3, whose translation MKPVEIYTSPLCGFCHAAKRLLKQKGVAFSEINVLAQPGRKAEMIQRANGGRTVPQIFIGDTHVGGCDDLYALEQAGKLDPLLAA comes from the coding sequence ATGAAACCGGTTGAAATCTACACCTCTCCGCTGTGCGGTTTCTGTCACGCAGCCAAGCGGCTGCTGAAACAGAAAGGTGTTGCCTTTTCGGAAATCAATGTGCTTGCACAGCCGGGCCGCAAGGCGGAAATGATCCAGCGCGCCAATGGCGGGCGCACTGTCCCGCAGATTTTTATCGGCGATACCCACGTCGGCGGTTGCGACGACCTCTATGCTCTTGAGCAAGCGGGCAAGCTCGACCCGCTGCTGGCAGCCTAA
- a CDS encoding ComF family protein, translating into MLTARIQTAVSLIYPSQCLGCGEMVGSDFGLCAACWAGMHFISGTVCEGCGAPLPGEADGFRLECDSCLRHPRPWSQGRSALLYEGQGRKLVLALKHGDRTEIAGPAANWLHRAAAPLLEDDPLICPVPLHWTRLLKRKYNQSALLAAALAKRGRWEHCPDLLRREWRTASLEGKTREQRYRLLGSAIGVPRSRRSRVKGRVVLIVDDVMTSGATLSASTDACLQAGAAEVRVAVLARVTQA; encoded by the coding sequence CAGCCCGGATTCAAACCGCTGTTTCACTGATTTACCCATCCCAGTGCCTGGGGTGCGGCGAGATGGTTGGCAGTGACTTCGGACTATGTGCGGCTTGTTGGGCAGGCATGCATTTCATCAGTGGAACAGTCTGCGAAGGCTGCGGTGCTCCGCTGCCAGGTGAAGCGGACGGGTTCCGTCTGGAATGCGACAGTTGCCTGCGCCATCCAAGACCCTGGAGTCAGGGCCGGTCTGCACTTCTGTATGAAGGGCAGGGGCGCAAATTGGTGTTAGCCCTGAAACACGGCGACCGCACGGAAATCGCCGGTCCAGCAGCGAACTGGCTGCACCGTGCGGCAGCGCCTTTGCTGGAAGACGATCCGCTGATTTGCCCGGTGCCGCTGCATTGGACCAGGCTGCTGAAGCGAAAGTACAATCAATCCGCATTGCTGGCTGCTGCCTTGGCCAAACGTGGTAGATGGGAGCATTGTCCGGATCTGCTGAGACGTGAGTGGCGGACAGCCTCGCTGGAGGGGAAAACCCGGGAACAACGGTACCGGCTGCTGGGGTCAGCCATTGGTGTTCCGAGAAGCCGAAGAAGCAGGGTCAAGGGACGGGTTGTGCTGATAGTGGACGATGTAATGACTTCAGGTGCCACTCTCAGCGCCAGCACCGATGCCTGCTTGCAAGCAGGCGCGGCTGAAGTGCGTGTGGCCGTTCTGGCCCGGGTCACGCAAGCGTGA